In one window of Hymenobacter nivis DNA:
- a CDS encoding shikimate kinase, whose protein sequence is MHLSILGMPGSGKTTLGQALAQHFNWRFLDLDAEIVARAGQAIPAIFAEHGEANFRQLEADALRAVVARPGPLVLATGGGTPCFHGNLNVLNSSTFTLWLDVPVAVLARRLERGGAARRPLLAGAGLQLAAALAETLAARQQFYSQARLRFAETREPLAALLPALAQAGFPAGAPV, encoded by the coding sequence ATGCATCTTTCCATTCTCGGCATGCCCGGCTCGGGCAAAACCACGCTGGGCCAGGCCCTGGCCCAGCACTTCAACTGGCGGTTTCTGGACCTGGATGCCGAGATCGTGGCGCGGGCCGGGCAGGCCATCCCGGCCATTTTTGCCGAGCACGGCGAGGCCAATTTCCGGCAATTAGAGGCCGACGCGCTGCGGGCCGTGGTGGCCCGCCCAGGGCCCTTGGTGCTGGCCACGGGCGGCGGCACCCCTTGCTTCCACGGCAATCTCAACGTGCTCAATTCCAGCACGTTCACCTTGTGGCTTGATGTGCCAGTAGCCGTACTGGCCCGGCGCCTGGAGCGGGGCGGCGCGGCGCGGCGGCCGCTGCTGGCGGGCGCGGGGCTCCAGCTGGCCGCGGCGCTGGCCGAAACCCTGGCGGCCCGCCAGCAGTTTTATAGCCAGGCCCGCTTGCGCTTTGCAGAAACCCGCGAGCCACTGGCCGCATTGTTGCCCGCACTGGCCCAAGCCGGCTTTCCGGCCGGAGCCCCCGTTTAG
- a CDS encoding S53 family peptidase, with product MQAPQNRTIVRGSERTALPQARAVRPIAPDEPLEVTVRLRPQGAPADLSPSAFADQAPAARTYLTRTELAAQMGAAPQDVAAVTAFAAAHGLAVVRADAAQCYVVLAGPAGALSTAFGTELHQYESPAGRYRGRTGPLTVPKALGDIVAGVFGLDDRPQARAHFQVRGPAAGAVVARVAGPSFTPPALAKLYNFPAGLDGHGQCIGLIELGGGFRPDDLTAYFTRLKLPVPAVATVGVDGGSNQPTTAQGADGEVMLDIEVAAAVAPGARLVVYFAPNTTQGFLDAVTAAVHDQVNQPTVISISWGGPENTWTTGALDQFNQAFQAAALLGITVCCAAGDNGSGDGVADGQPHADFPASSPFALACGGTRLTAAGAKIGSEVVWNAGPGSATGGGISAHFPVPAYQKTLKLPIAAQAKAAQPGRGLPDVAGNADPASGYEVRVDGQDLVIGGTSAVAPLWAGLVALFNQKLAKPAGFLNPLLYGSLAGRGLLHDITSGTNGAYAARAGWDACTGWGSPNGAALLGALAAAPPTKPA from the coding sequence ATGCAAGCCCCCCAGAACCGAACAATTGTGCGCGGCAGCGAGCGTACCGCCCTGCCCCAGGCCCGCGCCGTGCGGCCCATCGCCCCCGACGAGCCGCTGGAAGTGACCGTGCGCCTACGCCCCCAGGGGGCCCCGGCAGACCTGTCGCCCAGCGCCTTTGCCGACCAGGCCCCGGCGGCCCGTACCTACCTCACCCGCACCGAGCTGGCCGCCCAAATGGGCGCCGCCCCGCAGGACGTAGCCGCCGTGACGGCCTTTGCCGCCGCCCACGGCCTGGCCGTGGTGCGCGCCGACGCTGCCCAGTGCTACGTGGTGTTGGCTGGCCCGGCCGGGGCCCTGAGCACCGCCTTTGGCACCGAGCTGCACCAGTACGAGTCGCCGGCCGGGCGCTACCGGGGCCGCACGGGGCCCCTGACGGTACCAAAGGCCCTGGGCGACATTGTGGCGGGCGTATTTGGGCTTGATGACCGGCCCCAGGCGCGGGCGCACTTCCAGGTACGGGGCCCCGCGGCGGGGGCCGTGGTGGCCCGCGTGGCGGGGCCCTCGTTCACGCCGCCGGCGCTGGCCAAGCTGTACAACTTCCCGGCCGGGCTCGATGGGCATGGCCAGTGCATTGGCCTTATTGAGCTGGGCGGCGGGTTTCGGCCAGACGATTTGACGGCCTACTTCACCCGCCTGAAACTGCCCGTGCCAGCCGTGGCCACGGTGGGCGTGGACGGCGGTAGTAACCAACCCACCACCGCCCAGGGCGCCGACGGCGAGGTGATGCTCGACATCGAAGTCGCCGCCGCCGTGGCCCCCGGGGCCCGCCTCGTGGTGTATTTCGCCCCCAACACCACCCAGGGCTTCCTGGATGCCGTGACGGCCGCCGTACACGACCAGGTGAACCAGCCGACGGTGATTTCCATCAGCTGGGGCGGGCCCGAAAATACCTGGACGACGGGGGCCCTCGACCAGTTCAACCAGGCGTTTCAGGCGGCGGCGCTGCTGGGCATCACCGTGTGCTGCGCGGCCGGTGACAACGGCTCGGGCGACGGCGTGGCCGATGGGCAGCCGCACGCCGACTTTCCGGCCTCCAGCCCGTTCGCGCTGGCCTGCGGCGGCACCAGGCTGACGGCGGCTGGCGCCAAAATCGGCAGCGAAGTGGTGTGGAACGCGGGCCCCGGCAGCGCCACCGGCGGCGGCATCAGCGCCCACTTTCCGGTGCCCGCGTACCAGAAAACCCTGAAGCTACCCATCGCCGCGCAAGCCAAGGCCGCTCAGCCCGGCCGCGGCCTGCCCGACGTGGCCGGCAACGCCGACCCTGCCTCGGGCTACGAGGTGCGCGTGGATGGCCAGGATTTGGTAATTGGCGGCACCAGCGCCGTAGCCCCGCTCTGGGCTGGGCTGGTGGCGCTCTTCAACCAAAAGCTGGCCAAGCCCGCCGGGTTTCTCAACCCGCTGCTGTACGGCTCGTTGGCCGGCCGGGGGCTGCTGCACGATATCACCTCGGGCACCAACGGCGCTTACGCCGCCCGCGCCGGCTGGGACGCCTGCACCGGCTGGGGTAGCCCCAACGGCGCGGCCCTGCTGGGGGCCCTGGCGGCCGCTCCGCCAACCAAACCTGCCTGA
- the cdaA gene encoding diadenylate cyclase CdaA, translating to MSGPFPVDFLRFGWTDAADVLLVAVLLYQLYKLLRGSVALSVAVGWASLYLLYLVVKALGMELLTTILGEFMSVGVLATIILFQQEIRRFLLTVGQATAFERVRRWRWGSNAAELLAVEPFVEAAKSLSNKYTGALICFSQASDLSAYAESGDCLDAEVSKRLLLSIFNKTSPLHDGAVIVANGRLQAARCILPVSDNPAVPAALGLRHRAAIGLTEITDAVVLVVSEETGQMSLVRRGEVYRGLDAPTLAARLGEWLGVDNRSAGQPVSVATAT from the coding sequence GTGTCCGGCCCGTTCCCCGTCGACTTTTTGCGTTTCGGTTGGACCGACGCGGCCGATGTGCTGCTGGTGGCCGTGCTGCTCTACCAACTCTACAAGCTGCTGCGCGGCTCGGTGGCCCTGAGCGTGGCCGTGGGCTGGGCCTCGCTCTACCTGTTGTACCTGGTGGTGAAGGCGTTGGGTATGGAATTGCTCACCACCATCTTGGGCGAATTTATGAGCGTGGGCGTGCTGGCCACCATCATTTTGTTCCAGCAGGAAATCCGCCGGTTTTTGCTGACGGTGGGGCAGGCTACGGCCTTCGAACGGGTGCGGCGCTGGCGCTGGGGCTCGAACGCCGCCGAGCTGCTAGCCGTCGAGCCTTTCGTGGAAGCCGCCAAAAGCCTGAGCAACAAGTACACCGGGGCCCTTATCTGCTTCAGCCAGGCCTCCGACCTCAGCGCCTACGCCGAATCGGGCGACTGCCTCGATGCTGAGGTAAGCAAGCGCCTGCTGTTGAGCATTTTTAATAAAACCAGCCCGCTGCACGACGGGGCCGTGATTGTGGCTAATGGCCGCCTGCAAGCCGCCCGCTGCATCCTGCCGGTGAGCGACAACCCCGCCGTGCCCGCCGCCCTGGGCCTGCGCCACCGCGCCGCCATCGGCCTCACCGAAATCACCGATGCCGTCGTGCTGGTGGTCAGCGAAGAAACCGGCCAGATGAGCCTCGTGCGCCGCGGCGAGGTGTACCGCGGCCTCGATGCACCCACCCTGGCCGCCCGCCTCGGCGAGTGGCTGGGCGTGGACAATCGCTCCGCCGGCCAGCCCGTGTCCGTGGCTACCGCCACCTAG
- the kbl gene encoding glycine C-acetyltransferase gives MYATLQPDLQQQLQEIKDNGLFKKERVITSPQGAEIDTEEAGEVLNFCANNYLGLSSHPEVIRAAKEAIDTHGYGLSSVRFICGTQDIHKQLEAKLAEFLGTEDTILYAAAFDANGGVFEPLFNEQDAIISDALNHASIIDGVRLCKAQRYRYQHNDMADLEKQLQDAQAKGTRHRIIVTDGSFSMDGTIAQLDKICDLADKYQALVMVDECHSSGFLGKTGRGTHEMRGVMGRVDIITGTLGKALGGAMGGFTSGRKEIVDMLRQRSRPYLFSNTLAPAIVGASLRVLELLTESTQLRDQLEENTKYFREKMTAAGFAIPAGEHPIVPVMLYDAKLAQEFAAQMLAEGIYVVGFYYPVVPQGKARIRVQLSAAHTRTQLDRAIAAFIKVGKKLEVLK, from the coding sequence ATGTACGCCACCCTCCAGCCCGACCTTCAGCAGCAGCTCCAGGAAATCAAAGACAACGGCCTCTTCAAGAAAGAGCGCGTAATTACCTCGCCCCAGGGCGCGGAAATCGACACCGAAGAAGCCGGCGAAGTGCTGAATTTCTGCGCCAACAACTACCTGGGCCTCAGCTCGCACCCCGAGGTCATCCGGGCCGCCAAGGAAGCCATCGACACCCACGGCTACGGCCTGAGCTCGGTGCGCTTCATCTGCGGCACCCAGGACATTCACAAGCAGCTCGAAGCCAAGCTGGCCGAGTTCCTGGGCACCGAGGATACCATTCTGTACGCCGCCGCCTTCGACGCCAACGGCGGGGTATTCGAGCCGCTGTTTAATGAGCAGGACGCCATCATTTCCGACGCCCTCAACCACGCTTCCATCATCGATGGCGTGCGCTTGTGCAAGGCCCAGCGCTACCGCTACCAGCACAACGACATGGCCGACCTGGAAAAGCAGCTCCAGGACGCCCAGGCCAAGGGCACGCGCCACCGCATCATCGTCACCGACGGCTCGTTTTCGATGGACGGCACCATCGCCCAGCTCGACAAAATCTGCGACCTGGCCGACAAGTACCAGGCCCTGGTGATGGTGGACGAGTGCCACAGCAGCGGCTTTTTGGGCAAAACCGGCCGCGGCACCCACGAGATGCGCGGCGTGATGGGCCGCGTCGACATCATCACCGGCACGCTGGGCAAGGCCCTGGGCGGAGCCATGGGCGGCTTCACCAGCGGCCGCAAGGAAATTGTGGACATGCTGCGCCAACGTAGCCGTCCCTACCTGTTTTCCAACACCTTAGCGCCCGCCATTGTGGGGGCCTCGCTGCGCGTGCTGGAGCTGCTGACGGAAAGCACCCAACTGCGCGACCAGCTCGAAGAGAACACCAAGTACTTCCGCGAAAAGATGACGGCCGCCGGCTTCGCCATCCCCGCCGGCGAGCACCCCATCGTGCCCGTCATGCTCTACGACGCCAAGTTGGCCCAGGAATTTGCCGCCCAAATGCTGGCCGAAGGCATCTACGTGGTCGGCTTCTACTACCCCGTGGTGCCGCAGGGCAAAGCCCGCATTCGGGTGCAACTCAGCGCCGCCCACACCCGCACCCAGCTCGACCGAGCCATTGCCGCCTTCATAAAGGTGGGTAAGAAGCTGGAAGTGTTGAAGTAA
- a CDS encoding TPM domain-containing protein, with amino-acid sequence MSRLPYLRAATAQLWLRRALGVLLLAVLAAAGALAQGLPPRPTPPRLVNDLAHLMQPKEADALEQKLVAYNDSTSSQIAVVTVPNLGGNDIADYAQKLYRAWGIGQKGKNNGILVLVAQQEHAARIQTGQGLEGAVPDALAKRIISNTLVPAFKQNQYYAGLDRGTDQLIALARGEYKADPADARGRGQGGGGPGFGLIVAILIAIFIFIQISRRGGGGGGGGRSGGFGPILFGGLGGFGAGGGFGGGGGGFGGGGGGGGGFGGFGGGSSGGGGASGSW; translated from the coding sequence ATGAGTAGGCTCCCCTACCTGCGGGCCGCTACCGCGCAGCTCTGGCTGCGCCGGGCGCTGGGCGTATTGCTGCTGGCCGTGCTGGCCGCCGCCGGGGCCCTGGCCCAGGGCCTGCCGCCGCGCCCCACCCCGCCGCGCCTTGTGAACGACCTGGCCCACCTGATGCAGCCCAAGGAGGCCGACGCGCTGGAGCAAAAGCTGGTGGCTTACAACGACAGCACCTCCTCACAAATTGCCGTCGTGACCGTGCCCAACCTGGGCGGCAACGATATTGCCGACTACGCCCAGAAGCTGTACCGCGCCTGGGGCATTGGCCAGAAGGGCAAGAACAACGGCATTCTGGTGCTGGTGGCGCAGCAGGAGCACGCCGCCCGCATCCAAACCGGCCAGGGCCTGGAAGGCGCCGTGCCCGATGCCCTGGCCAAGCGCATCATCAGCAACACGTTGGTACCAGCCTTCAAGCAAAACCAATACTACGCCGGCCTCGACCGTGGCACCGACCAGCTCATTGCCCTGGCCCGCGGCGAGTACAAGGCCGACCCGGCCGATGCCCGCGGCCGCGGCCAAGGCGGCGGGGGCCCCGGCTTCGGCCTGATTGTCGCCATTCTGATTGCCATTTTCATCTTTATCCAGATTAGTCGCCGCGGCGGTGGCGGCGGCGGCGGCGGCCGTAGCGGTGGGTTTGGTCCCATCCTCTTCGGAGGGCTGGGCGGCTTTGGGGCCGGTGGTGGCTTCGGCGGTGGGGGCGGCGGCTTCGGCGGCGGTGGGGGGGGCGGCGGCGGCTTTGGTGGGTTCGGGGGCGGCAGTAGCGGCGGCGGCGGCGCCAGCGGCAGCTGGTAG
- a CDS encoding ABC transporter permease yields MLSFFLRRLGQGLLVLVGVACTVFFLFNVLPGDPAALLAGQRTDLATKAAINADLGLDQPLPQRLVGYLNDVSPLGVHPRDSAGRARYGGLTVLPLGPRALVLKVPYLRRSFQSNKDVLRILLDYFPGTLWLALAAMLIASVGGVALGVLAALRPQSALDRALVTTSVLGISVPSFVAAILIAVTFGFYWSHWTGLSLTGQLFENDPFTGVRHLVLRNLLLPAVALGVRPLAVITQLTRSSMLDVLGQDYIRTARAKGLSYRATVLHHALRNALNPVVTAVSGWLASLMAGAFFIEYIFNWKGLGTVTLRAVENLDFPVVMGATLFVAALFVLINIAVDVLYAVLDPRVKIN; encoded by the coding sequence ATGCTCAGCTTTTTCCTCCGCCGCCTGGGCCAGGGCCTGCTCGTGCTGGTGGGCGTGGCGTGCACGGTGTTCTTTCTGTTCAACGTGCTGCCCGGCGACCCCGCCGCCCTGCTGGCCGGCCAACGCACCGACCTGGCTACCAAGGCCGCCATCAACGCCGACCTGGGCCTCGACCAGCCCCTGCCCCAGCGCCTGGTGGGCTATCTCAACGACGTGTCGCCGCTGGGCGTGCACCCGCGCGACTCGGCTGGGCGGGCCCGTTACGGGGGCCTCACGGTGCTGCCGCTGGGGCCCCGGGCGCTGGTGCTGAAGGTGCCGTATTTGCGGCGCTCGTTCCAGAGCAACAAGGACGTGCTCCGCATCTTACTCGACTATTTCCCCGGCACGCTGTGGCTGGCGCTGGCGGCCATGCTCATTGCCAGCGTGGGCGGCGTAGCCCTGGGCGTGCTGGCGGCGCTGCGGCCCCAGTCGGCCCTGGACCGGGCCCTGGTGACGACTTCGGTGCTAGGTATTTCGGTGCCCTCATTCGTGGCGGCCATCCTCATCGCCGTCACGTTTGGCTTTTACTGGAGCCACTGGACGGGCCTTAGCCTGACGGGCCAACTCTTTGAAAACGACCCATTCACGGGCGTACGGCACCTGGTACTGCGCAACCTGCTGCTGCCGGCCGTGGCGCTGGGCGTGCGGCCGCTGGCGGTCATCACCCAGCTCACGCGCTCCAGTATGCTGGATGTGCTGGGGCAGGATTACATCCGCACGGCGCGGGCTAAGGGCCTGAGCTACCGCGCCACCGTGCTGCACCACGCCCTGCGCAACGCCCTGAACCCAGTGGTCACGGCCGTGTCGGGCTGGCTGGCCTCGCTGATGGCGGGCGCGTTCTTCATCGAGTACATTTTCAACTGGAAGGGCCTGGGCACCGTCACGCTGCGGGCCGTCGAAAACCTCGATTTCCCGGTCGTGATGGGCGCCACGCTGTTCGTGGCGGCCCTGTTCGTGCTCATCAACATCGCCGTGGACGTGCTCTACGCTGTGCTCGACCCGCGGGTGAAAATCAATTGA
- a CDS encoding sterol desaturase family protein, translating into MQSAPAAPTPAAPRPKHKGSAQLFENPLLERLSHTHIAWPVGIFVATTLLSLYYGFTHGFLSGLSALGLFLGGLLLFTFIEYAVHRYLYHLPATTPRKAKFQYTMHGVHHEFPKDKTRLAMPPIVTVFVASLLFFIFRLVFGSWAFGILAGFTFGYASYLFVHYAIHAYSPPKNFLKVWWTHHSQHHYRQDEVAFGVSSTLWDHVIGTMPRARQGE; encoded by the coding sequence ATGCAATCAGCACCCGCAGCTCCTACCCCCGCCGCCCCGCGGCCCAAACACAAAGGGTCGGCCCAGCTTTTCGAAAACCCGCTGCTTGAGCGGCTCTCGCACACCCACATTGCCTGGCCGGTGGGCATTTTCGTCGCTACCACGCTGCTGAGCCTGTACTACGGCTTCACCCATGGCTTCCTGTCGGGGCTTTCGGCGCTGGGATTATTTTTGGGCGGGCTGCTCCTGTTCACCTTTATTGAGTACGCGGTGCACCGCTACCTATACCACCTGCCGGCCACCACGCCGCGCAAGGCCAAGTTCCAGTACACAATGCACGGCGTGCACCACGAGTTTCCGAAAGACAAGACGCGGCTGGCCATGCCGCCCATCGTCACGGTGTTCGTGGCGTCGCTGCTGTTTTTCATCTTCCGGCTGGTGTTTGGCAGCTGGGCGTTCGGCATTCTGGCCGGCTTCACGTTCGGCTACGCATCGTACCTGTTTGTGCACTACGCCATCCACGCGTATTCGCCGCCCAAAAACTTTCTGAAAGTGTGGTGGACGCACCACAGCCAACACCACTACCGCCAAGACGAGGTGGCTTTTGGCGTGAGCAGCACCCTCTGGGACCACGTTATCGGCACCATGCCCAGGGCCCGCCAGGGCGAGTAG
- the folP gene encoding dihydropteroate synthase: MLSPPLAPAHSRIHAFTHSLLSPHGRLLDLRRPRVMGILNVTPDSFFSGSRVAGEADLLARAGALLAAGATVLDVGAYSTRPGAADVPVAEELARLLPAVGALRRTFPGVFLSVDTFRAAVAEAAVHAGADLVNDVGGGTLDAEMFATVGRLRVPYVLMHMRGTPQTMSKLTDYEDDLVLTQLRFFRDGLAALRAAGAHDVVLDPGFGFAKTAAQSYALLRRLPELGALGRPVLAGLSRKKMVYGPLGLTPEAALNGTTALHVLALQGGARLLRVHDAAEATQVIQLYLNIFKPEGASIG, translated from the coding sequence ATGCTTTCCCCCCCGCTCGCCCCCGCCCATTCACGCATTCACGCATTCACGCATTCACTGCTGAGCCCCCACGGCCGCCTGCTCGACCTGCGCCGGCCGCGGGTGATGGGCATCCTGAACGTGACGCCCGACTCGTTTTTTTCCGGCAGCCGCGTGGCTGGGGAGGCCGACCTGCTGGCCCGCGCCGGGGCCCTGCTCGCGGCCGGCGCCACCGTGCTCGACGTGGGCGCCTATAGTACGCGCCCCGGCGCTGCCGACGTGCCCGTGGCCGAGGAGCTGGCCCGCCTACTGCCCGCCGTTGGGGCCCTGCGCCGCACGTTTCCTGGCGTGTTTCTGTCGGTCGATACCTTCCGGGCGGCCGTGGCCGAGGCCGCCGTGCACGCCGGCGCCGACCTGGTGAACGACGTGGGCGGCGGCACGCTCGACGCCGAAATGTTCGCCACCGTGGGCCGCCTACGCGTGCCCTACGTGCTGATGCACATGCGCGGCACGCCCCAAACGATGAGTAAGTTGACGGACTACGAAGACGACTTGGTGCTGACGCAGCTTCGGTTTTTCCGCGATGGGCTGGCTGCCCTGCGCGCCGCCGGGGCCCACGACGTGGTGCTCGACCCCGGCTTCGGCTTCGCCAAAACCGCTGCCCAGAGCTACGCGCTGCTGCGCCGCCTGCCCGAGCTGGGGGCCCTGGGGCGGCCCGTGCTGGCCGGCCTCTCCCGCAAAAAAATGGTGTATGGGCCCCTGGGCCTCACGCCCGAGGCGGCCCTCAACGGCACCACGGCCCTGCACGTGCTGGCCTTGCAGGGCGGGGCCCGCCTGCTGCGCGTGCACGACGCGGCCGAGGCTACGCAAGTAATTCAGCTGTATTTGAATATCTTTAAGCCAGAAGGCGCCAGCATAGGCTGA
- a CDS encoding BT_3928 family protein: MPIPAPHASAASVPSPPMSPPRPLRYFTRVCWVALGALFVFSGLIKLNDPVGTAYKLEEYFEVFAKDISPFFLHFKDAARFLSIFLSSLEVILGVAVLLRWYLRQTLWVLLVLLVFFGFLTFYSAAFNKVTDCGCFGDFLKLTPWASFTKNLVLLGLWGVVFRNQRFLRRTFAPGTMGLMMMTVATALAVGIGMRALGHQPYFDFLPYKVGNSIPQLMKAPEAARYRYTFTRNGETKEFDQFPTDSTWKYQAMTVLNPEKSRPTITDFAVYDLEGNDVTKQILTGNKLIIIVQNSNKADRERFAPINTLLAAAEKSRKHIDVLAITSTSPAKFDAFRHDVNLAVPYYTADATVLKSMVRSNPGLMVLRDGKILAKYHYHDVPNLYDVEKLY, translated from the coding sequence ATGCCCATTCCTGCCCCCCACGCCTCGGCCGCCAGCGTGCCGTCCCCGCCGATGTCGCCGCCCCGGCCGCTGCGCTACTTCACCCGTGTGTGCTGGGTGGCGCTGGGGGCCCTGTTCGTGTTTTCGGGACTGATTAAGTTGAACGACCCGGTAGGTACCGCCTACAAGCTGGAGGAATATTTCGAGGTATTTGCCAAGGACATCAGCCCGTTTTTTTTGCACTTTAAGGATGCCGCCCGTTTCCTGTCCATCTTCCTCAGTTCGCTGGAGGTAATTTTGGGCGTGGCCGTACTGCTGCGCTGGTACCTGCGCCAAACGCTATGGGTGCTGCTGGTACTGCTGGTGTTTTTCGGTTTCCTCACTTTCTATTCGGCCGCCTTCAACAAGGTGACGGACTGCGGTTGCTTCGGCGACTTTCTCAAGCTCACGCCCTGGGCCTCGTTCACCAAAAACCTGGTGCTGTTGGGGTTGTGGGGCGTGGTGTTCCGGAACCAGCGGTTTTTGCGGCGCACCTTCGCCCCCGGCACCATGGGCCTGATGATGATGACCGTGGCCACGGCCCTGGCCGTGGGCATCGGTATGCGGGCCCTGGGCCACCAGCCGTACTTCGATTTCCTGCCCTACAAAGTGGGCAACAGCATTCCGCAGCTGATGAAGGCCCCAGAGGCGGCCCGCTACCGCTACACCTTCACCCGCAACGGCGAAACCAAGGAGTTCGACCAATTCCCGACCGATTCGACCTGGAAGTACCAGGCCATGACGGTGCTGAACCCCGAAAAGTCGCGCCCCACCATTACCGATTTTGCGGTGTACGACCTCGAAGGCAACGATGTGACTAAGCAAATCCTGACCGGCAACAAGCTGATTATCATCGTCCAGAATAGCAATAAGGCCGACCGCGAACGGTTCGCGCCCATCAACACCCTGCTGGCCGCAGCCGAGAAATCGCGCAAGCACATCGACGTGCTGGCCATCACGAGCACCAGCCCGGCCAAGTTCGACGCCTTCCGCCACGACGTGAACCTGGCCGTGCCCTACTACACCGCCGACGCCACCGTGCTCAAGTCCATGGTGCGCTCCAACCCCGGGCTGATGGTGCTGCGGGACGGCAAAATCCTGGCCAAGTACCATTACCACGACGTGCCGAACTTGTACGACGTGGAGAAGCTGTATTAG
- a CDS encoding response regulator transcription factor: protein MIRLFVVDDHSIVRNGLRALLAAEADLEVVGEASHGQELLDCLPTTPADVVLLDLAMPVLDGLATTARLRAEYPALRVLVLTMVAEPQRIGELFAAGAQGYLLKSTGQIELLAAIRAVAAGELYLCSELGLSLLHQLLAPAPAAHGPTAAALANSQRARRLTTRELEVLQLLAAGLTTNEIAAKLFTSKRTVETHRQHILEKTQTKNTAALIHRAVTEGLLD from the coding sequence ATGATCCGCCTCTTTGTAGTCGACGACCATTCCATTGTGCGCAACGGCCTGCGTGCCCTGCTGGCCGCCGAGGCCGACCTGGAAGTGGTGGGCGAAGCCAGCCACGGCCAGGAGCTGCTCGATTGCCTGCCCACCACGCCCGCCGACGTGGTACTGCTCGACCTTGCCATGCCCGTGCTCGACGGCCTGGCCACCACCGCGCGCCTGCGCGCCGAGTACCCCGCCCTGCGCGTATTAGTGCTCACGATGGTGGCCGAGCCCCAGCGCATTGGGGAGCTGTTTGCAGCCGGCGCGCAGGGCTACCTGCTCAAAAGCACCGGGCAAATTGAGTTGCTGGCGGCCATCCGGGCCGTGGCGGCCGGCGAGCTGTACCTGTGCTCGGAGCTGGGGCTGAGCTTGTTGCACCAGTTACTGGCCCCTGCTCCGGCTGCCCATGGCCCCACGGCCGCGGCGCTGGCCAACAGCCAGCGCGCCCGCCGCCTCACCACCCGCGAGCTGGAGGTGCTTCAGCTGCTGGCCGCGGGCCTCACCACCAACGAAATTGCCGCCAAGCTCTTCACCAGCAAGCGCACCGTTGAAACCCACCGCCAGCACATTCTGGAAAAAACCCAAACCAAGAACACCGCTGCCCTCATCCACCGGGCCGTAACGGAGGGCCTGCTGGATTAG
- a CDS encoding DUF1599 domain-containing protein — translation MTATPAHYDLLLARCRQLFLAKTHDYGTAWRILRLPSVTDQLFIKANRIRTIQEVGSQQIADSVDEEFVAIVNYCLIALMQLHLPAGTPLDIGPDAVAAAYDHEAAENRRLLLAKNHDYGEAWRQMRVSSITDLILMKLHRVKQLENLGGVAQVSEGVEGSYRDMLNYAVFALILNGA, via the coding sequence TTGACCGCCACCCCCGCGCACTACGACCTGCTGCTGGCGCGCTGCCGCCAGCTGTTCCTGGCCAAAACCCACGACTATGGCACGGCCTGGCGCATTTTGCGCCTGCCGTCCGTCACGGACCAGCTTTTTATCAAGGCCAACCGCATCCGTACCATTCAGGAAGTTGGCAGCCAGCAGATTGCCGACAGCGTGGACGAAGAATTCGTGGCCATCGTCAACTACTGCCTCATTGCCCTGATGCAACTGCACCTGCCCGCCGGCACGCCCCTGGACATAGGCCCCGACGCCGTGGCCGCCGCCTACGACCACGAAGCCGCCGAAAACCGCCGCCTGCTGCTGGCCAAAAACCACGACTATGGCGAGGCCTGGCGCCAGATGCGCGTGAGCAGCATCACGGACTTGATTTTGATGAAATTGCACCGCGTGAAGCAATTGGAGAACCTCGGCGGCGTGGCCCAGGTTTCGGAAGGCGTAGAGGGCAGCTACCGCGACATGCTCAACTATGCCGTGTTTGCCTTGATTTTGAACGGGGCCTAG